From the genome of Novipirellula aureliae, one region includes:
- a CDS encoding amidophosphoribosyltransferase: protein MSELHHECGVAAIYHLSGRGRSPICTSDGPRHISRLLPRMLLDIQNRGQLAAGMTTFDPDRPSLLRTLKDVGSVTEVFRLNHRAKCESLMRQLAGRAAIGHVRYATCGQDDRSYAQPFERKHIHKRKWFAFGFNGQLANYGLLKERLLADGDHHLTLDTDTEIMLHEFGRLLSQAPGRIDWIDVLRRTTAEFDGAYSIALLTAEGEMIVARDPLGIKPMCYVNDGPLFAAASESVALLNLGFSDTDIKSLPPGHAIIIDPKTGFRMERFAEAKSPAHCFFEWIYFANVASTLDDKSVYLSRTHLGEELARAERELDRVPLDDEDTIVVPVPDTSKAAADAMAYKLSIPCREGLIRNRYAGRTFIEAGRARKAKAATKYTPLREVLEGKRVILVEDSIVRSTTMNVLLDRIREVGGAKEIHVRVACPPIVAPCFYGIDMSTIDQLIAPKYFGINGELTDEDQQKLADDLGADTLRYLPVSAIARAIGLPETSLCRACVTGEYPTSCGQHLYQIALDNRGNQLDSKRTYEQLAAAMQQS from the coding sequence ATGAGTGAACTGCATCACGAGTGCGGTGTTGCTGCGATTTACCATCTTTCCGGACGTGGGCGAAGCCCGATCTGTACCTCCGATGGACCGCGGCATATTTCCCGTTTGTTGCCTCGGATGCTGTTGGACATCCAAAATCGCGGCCAATTGGCCGCAGGGATGACAACCTTCGACCCCGATCGGCCATCGTTACTGAGAACCTTGAAAGACGTCGGCAGCGTGACCGAGGTGTTCCGCTTGAACCACCGAGCCAAATGTGAATCGCTGATGCGACAATTGGCGGGTCGAGCCGCGATCGGTCACGTCCGATACGCGACGTGTGGTCAAGATGACCGCAGCTACGCCCAGCCGTTCGAGCGAAAACATATCCACAAACGAAAATGGTTTGCCTTTGGGTTCAACGGCCAACTTGCCAATTACGGTTTGTTGAAAGAGCGGCTTTTGGCCGATGGCGATCACCATTTAACGCTCGATACTGACACCGAAATTATGTTGCACGAGTTCGGTCGATTGCTTAGTCAGGCTCCCGGGCGTATCGATTGGATCGACGTGCTGCGGCGAACGACGGCAGAATTTGACGGCGCGTACAGCATCGCACTATTGACGGCCGAAGGGGAAATGATCGTGGCTCGCGATCCACTTGGAATCAAACCGATGTGCTATGTCAACGACGGGCCGCTGTTCGCGGCGGCGAGCGAAAGTGTGGCGCTCTTGAATTTGGGGTTTTCGGATACCGATATCAAGTCGCTGCCACCTGGACATGCTATCATCATCGATCCGAAAACGGGCTTTCGGATGGAACGGTTTGCGGAAGCCAAGTCGCCCGCCCACTGCTTTTTTGAATGGATCTATTTCGCCAATGTCGCTAGTACGCTGGACGACAAGAGCGTGTACCTCAGTCGCACGCATCTTGGTGAAGAATTGGCACGAGCCGAACGAGAACTCGACCGAGTCCCGCTCGACGATGAAGACACGATCGTTGTCCCGGTCCCCGACACGAGCAAAGCGGCTGCCGACGCCATGGCGTACAAGTTGTCGATTCCCTGCCGTGAAGGACTCATCCGTAATCGCTACGCTGGTCGTACGTTTATCGAAGCTGGCCGGGCACGAAAAGCGAAGGCCGCAACCAAGTACACGCCGCTTCGCGAAGTGCTCGAAGGCAAGCGAGTTATCTTGGTCGAAGATTCGATCGTTCGTAGCACGACCATGAATGTGCTTCTCGACCGAATTCGTGAAGTTGGCGGTGCCAAAGAAATTCACGTTCGCGTCGCTTGTCCGCCGATCGTCGCTCCGTGCTTTTACGGGATCGACATGAGTACGATCGATCAACTGATTGCTCCAAAGTACTTTGGAATCAACGGCGAGTTGACCGATGAAGACCAACAAAAATTAGCCGATGATCTGGGGGCCGATACGCTCCGGTACCTGCCCGTGAGTGCGATTGCCCGTGCGATCGGATTACCCGAAACAAGTCTTTGCCGCGCCTGTGTGACGGGCGAATACCCCACGTCGTGTGGTCAACACTTGTACCAAATCGCATTGGACAATCGAGGCAACCAATTGGACTCGAAACGAACCTACGAGCAATTAGCGGCTGCGATGCAGCAAAGCTAG
- the proB gene encoding glutamate 5-kinase, with amino-acid sequence MPEVDPSLVQQRKRVLEQIHSVVVKVGTSVLTAEDGSLDRQRIDALSAQLCRIADSGRQVVMVSSGAVGAGVGKLGLPHRPSGLAQLQAVAAIGQTNLIQAYEAGLAAKGRFAAQVLLTANDLRRRTGYLHVRNALTQIHELGAIAVINENDSVAVAELMTTFGDNDRLAAHVAGLMTDTLLIILSDVDGLYDGPPQRPTSKRIEVVEKLDESIIALAQEHNSKVSRGGMGSKLEAVTMATSHGHTAIIGPGRDDAVLDKIFAGDPIGTLFLPTRHTIRGRRRWIGGSATVDGKLHIDAGAARAVCQRGSSLLAVGITDVDGTFKRGAVVAIVDPEGVEIARGLCNYPASEVKRILGEPSDQILGILGKCPYENVVHRNNLVLNRTVDATGEFV; translated from the coding sequence ATGCCAGAAGTCGATCCTTCCTTAGTTCAACAGCGAAAACGGGTCCTCGAGCAAATACACTCCGTCGTCGTGAAGGTGGGAACAAGCGTCTTGACAGCGGAAGACGGCAGTTTAGACCGTCAGCGAATCGACGCATTGTCCGCCCAATTGTGCCGTATCGCCGATTCCGGGCGTCAAGTTGTGATGGTCAGTAGCGGTGCAGTAGGGGCAGGTGTCGGAAAATTGGGGTTGCCCCATCGACCGAGTGGGCTCGCCCAACTGCAGGCGGTTGCCGCAATCGGGCAAACCAATCTGATCCAAGCCTATGAAGCGGGCTTGGCGGCAAAAGGCCGGTTCGCCGCTCAAGTGCTACTGACCGCCAACGATTTGCGGCGGCGAACGGGATACCTGCACGTCCGCAATGCCCTGACGCAAATTCATGAACTCGGTGCGATTGCCGTCATCAACGAAAATGACTCCGTCGCCGTCGCCGAATTGATGACGACATTTGGCGACAATGACCGATTGGCCGCCCACGTCGCAGGCTTAATGACCGATACATTGCTGATCATTTTGTCAGACGTTGACGGTCTATACGACGGCCCCCCGCAGCGACCGACCAGCAAACGGATCGAGGTGGTCGAAAAACTGGACGAATCCATTATCGCTTTGGCCCAAGAGCACAACAGCAAAGTCAGCCGGGGGGGGATGGGCAGTAAACTCGAAGCGGTCACGATGGCGACATCGCACGGGCATACCGCGATCATCGGCCCAGGACGAGACGACGCGGTGTTAGACAAAATATTTGCGGGTGATCCGATTGGGACATTGTTTTTGCCAACTCGGCATACGATTCGGGGCCGACGACGTTGGATCGGTGGCTCGGCGACCGTCGATGGAAAGCTGCACATCGACGCGGGAGCGGCCCGAGCGGTCTGCCAACGGGGCAGCAGCCTTCTGGCAGTCGGAATAACCGATGTCGACGGTACGTTCAAACGAGGAGCCGTTGTGGCCATCGTCGATCCCGAAGGGGTCGAGATCGCCAGAGGTTTATGCAACTACCCTGCCAGCGAGGTGAAACGGATTTTGGGTGAACCGAGCGATCAGATTTTGGGGATTCTGGGTAAATGTCCTTACGAAAACGTGGTCCATCGCAACAATCTCGTCCTCAATCGTACCGTCGATGCGACCGGCGAATTCGTCTAG
- a CDS encoding ABC transporter ATP-binding protein: MKNFGRVLRLAARRRGSFVGIVLTSIVIAVLWGANIGTLYPIVEVVFAGDSIPKHVEKEIAATNEQMAVLDAEIVDLTAQAKAADADASRKLKLQIEAAKTKRLVVSEKHTYLVWVQPYVDQYAPADAYATLILIVAILITGTAIKLVALLINLMLVQYVAERSVINLRAQFFRKALRLDLDAFGENGSANLTSRLTNDTSQVSAGLSILLGRLLREPLKMVVCLAGAMMVCPRLLLLVTVVTPLVAFLMHKISRAIRRASRRAMEEMSQIYGILNDSFAGIRVVKAFNTQGFERAKFDRGIRAYFKRSMKVAFYNTAARSVSELLGMTIIGLAILAGGYLVVNQQTAIFGLTMSTVPLKMSEVLLFFGFLIGASDPARKLQDVWSGLQRGIAAADRVYEIIDQPIRVAEPAVGKTVMRPHREIRLDNVVYQYPSGPKVLRGVDLTIRHGETIAVVGPNGSGKSTIVNLLCRFDDPQQGQLLLDDCPIQEMKTRDLRRRIALVTQRTVLFDDSIENNIRYGSPGADKHDVVRAAKLAFADDFIRRKTPDGYDTMLGTHGMRLSGGQMQRLALARAFLRNPDILILDEATSAIDLESEQLIHQALAKFLVDRTGVMITHRPTSLSMADRIVVMESGRISASGSHEQLVTQNRFYQSLCGNEFKKAG; encoded by the coding sequence ATGAAAAATTTTGGCCGCGTACTTCGATTAGCCGCACGCCGAAGAGGATCCTTTGTCGGGATTGTACTCACCTCGATCGTTATCGCCGTTCTGTGGGGGGCCAATATCGGCACCCTCTACCCCATCGTCGAAGTGGTGTTTGCTGGCGATAGCATTCCCAAACATGTCGAGAAGGAAATCGCTGCGACGAACGAGCAAATGGCTGTTCTCGACGCCGAAATTGTCGATTTGACCGCCCAAGCCAAGGCTGCCGATGCGGACGCGTCCCGAAAATTGAAGTTGCAGATCGAAGCTGCGAAGACCAAACGACTCGTGGTCTCGGAAAAACACACCTATCTCGTTTGGGTTCAGCCCTACGTTGACCAGTACGCGCCAGCCGATGCCTACGCAACCCTGATACTCATCGTCGCCATCCTAATCACCGGAACGGCGATCAAGCTTGTCGCTCTACTCATCAACCTGATGCTGGTTCAGTACGTCGCCGAACGATCGGTGATCAATTTGCGGGCTCAGTTTTTTCGCAAAGCGCTGCGTCTCGACTTAGATGCATTTGGCGAGAATGGTTCAGCCAATTTGACATCGCGATTGACAAACGATACCTCCCAAGTTTCTGCGGGACTCTCGATCTTGCTCGGACGACTGCTACGCGAACCGCTCAAGATGGTGGTTTGCTTAGCAGGAGCGATGATGGTTTGCCCGAGGCTACTCTTACTCGTCACCGTCGTGACCCCGCTCGTTGCTTTTTTGATGCACAAAATCAGTCGTGCGATTCGCCGGGCAAGTCGCCGAGCGATGGAGGAGATGAGCCAAATCTACGGGATACTGAATGATTCGTTCGCTGGTATTCGCGTCGTGAAAGCATTTAACACGCAAGGTTTCGAGCGAGCAAAGTTCGATCGCGGCATTCGCGCTTACTTCAAAAGGTCGATGAAGGTTGCGTTCTACAACACTGCCGCCCGAAGTGTTAGCGAATTATTGGGAATGACGATCATCGGATTGGCGATCCTTGCAGGCGGCTACTTGGTGGTCAATCAACAAACGGCGATCTTCGGGCTCACGATGAGCACGGTGCCGCTGAAAATGAGTGAGGTATTGCTGTTCTTTGGTTTCCTGATTGGCGCATCGGACCCCGCGCGAAAACTTCAAGATGTTTGGAGTGGATTGCAACGCGGGATCGCTGCGGCCGATCGGGTTTACGAAATCATCGACCAACCGATCCGAGTGGCCGAACCTGCTGTCGGAAAAACCGTCATGCGTCCCCATCGCGAGATTCGTCTCGATAACGTGGTCTATCAATACCCATCAGGACCGAAGGTGCTTCGTGGCGTCGACTTGACCATCCGTCACGGCGAAACGATCGCGGTGGTCGGACCCAATGGGAGTGGCAAAAGCACGATCGTCAATCTGCTCTGCCGATTCGATGATCCGCAACAAGGACAACTGCTGCTAGACGATTGCCCGATCCAAGAAATGAAGACGCGCGATCTGCGACGCCGCATCGCACTGGTGACTCAGCGGACGGTCTTGTTTGACGATTCCATCGAGAACAACATTCGCTACGGCAGCCCCGGCGCGGACAAACATGATGTCGTCCGAGCCGCAAAACTAGCGTTCGCCGATGACTTCATTCGACGCAAAACCCCCGATGGCTACGACACCATGCTCGGCACCCATGGGATGCGACTATCGGGTGGCCAAATGCAACGATTGGCACTCGCACGTGCCTTTCTAAGAAATCCCGATATCTTGATCTTGGATGAAGCGACCAGTGCGATCGATTTAGAGAGCGAGCAACTGATTCATCAAGCCTTGGCGAAATTCTTGGTCGACCGAACCGGAGTGATGATTACCCATCGTCCGACGAGCTTGTCGATGGCCGACCGGATTGTGGTGATGGAATCAGGCAGGATATCTGCTAGCGGAAGCCACGAACAATTGGTCACTCAAAACCGCTTCTACCAAAGTCTCTGCGGCAACGAATTCAAAAAAGCAGGATGA
- the gcvH gene encoding glycine cleavage system protein GcvH, producing the protein MTRDPSKLLYAESHEWADVSEQDGDKIATVGLSAFAITQLNDLVYMDLPEVGKEVTAGEEFGEVESVKAVSPLYSPVTGEVIEVHSDLPDSLEKLNEDPYDFGWILKVKLSDDSNLSSLMNAEAYEAQCGEAG; encoded by the coding sequence ATGACACGCGATCCATCCAAATTGTTGTACGCCGAATCTCACGAATGGGCAGACGTTAGCGAGCAAGATGGCGATAAGATTGCCACGGTCGGTCTATCTGCATTCGCCATCACACAGCTCAATGATTTGGTGTACATGGACTTGCCCGAAGTCGGCAAAGAAGTGACGGCGGGTGAGGAATTCGGTGAAGTCGAATCGGTGAAGGCCGTTAGCCCTCTGTATAGCCCCGTCACCGGCGAAGTGATCGAGGTGCATAGCGATTTGCCCGATTCCTTGGAGAAGCTCAATGAGGACCCCTACGATTTCGGATGGATCCTGAAGGTCAAATTGAGCGACGATTCCAATCTGTCTTCGCTGATGAATGCCGAAGCGTACGAGGCCCAATGCGGCGAAGCAGGCTAA
- the gcvT gene encoding glycine cleavage system aminomethyltransferase GcvT: protein MMSELNTNTIALKTPLDAWHRNAGATMVPFAGYEMPIQYSSIVAEHQACRTSAALFDVSHMARLRFDGAGSEQLLDRLLTRKISDMPVGRVRYGLICKDDGGILDDVLVSHLETPSGQRYHLMVVNASNHQKIKDWITPHVADYPTVTMSDRTELTAMIAVQGPQAIEACKKLFSFDIDSLKYYQARIGEQFGKPIIVSRTGYTGEDGIELIVRAEDAVRVWENVLLAGRDQKFIAAGLGARDTLRMEAAMPLYGHELDETIDPISAGLSFACRLKDRSFIGVEALRQVNADGPKKIRVGLVPEGKRPARDGCGILDTSGNPIGVITSGGPSPTLAHPIAMGYVQTDHANDTNYQIDIRGKVVNATRVDLPFYKRTSN from the coding sequence ATGATGAGCGAACTTAATACCAATACCATTGCTTTAAAAACGCCGCTTGATGCGTGGCATCGAAACGCGGGCGCGACCATGGTGCCGTTCGCCGGTTATGAGATGCCGATTCAGTATTCCTCGATCGTGGCCGAACATCAAGCTTGCCGGACATCGGCGGCGTTGTTTGATGTTTCGCACATGGCCCGGCTCCGCTTTGACGGTGCGGGCAGCGAACAACTGCTCGACCGACTGTTGACCCGAAAGATTTCCGACATGCCGGTTGGACGGGTTCGCTACGGATTGATTTGCAAAGACGACGGAGGCATTTTGGACGATGTGCTCGTTTCTCATCTCGAAACACCGTCGGGCCAGCGTTACCACTTGATGGTCGTGAACGCTTCGAATCACCAGAAGATAAAAGATTGGATCACACCTCACGTTGCCGATTACCCAACCGTCACGATGTCCGATCGGACGGAGTTGACAGCGATGATTGCGGTCCAAGGTCCCCAGGCGATCGAAGCGTGTAAGAAGCTTTTTTCGTTCGATATCGATTCACTCAAATACTATCAGGCGAGGATCGGCGAACAGTTCGGCAAACCCATCATCGTCAGCCGGACGGGGTACACGGGCGAGGACGGTATCGAGCTAATCGTTCGTGCCGAGGATGCGGTGCGAGTCTGGGAGAACGTCTTGTTGGCCGGACGAGATCAAAAGTTCATCGCAGCCGGCCTGGGGGCTCGCGACACACTACGGATGGAAGCCGCGATGCCGCTTTACGGTCATGAACTCGACGAAACGATCGACCCGATTTCAGCGGGCTTGAGTTTTGCGTGTCGGTTGAAAGATCGCTCATTTATCGGCGTTGAAGCCCTTCGTCAAGTCAATGCGGACGGACCAAAGAAAATCCGTGTCGGCTTGGTCCCCGAAGGGAAACGTCCAGCACGTGATGGATGTGGTATCCTAGACACATCCGGCAACCCGATTGGCGTCATCACCAGCGGCGGACCGTCGCCGACGCTCGCCCATCCAATCGCCATGGGTTATGTTCAAACGGACCACGCGAACGATACCAATTACCAGATTGACATCCGCGGTAAAGTGGTCAATGCTACTCGAGTTGATTTGCCGTTTTACAAACGCACAAGCAATTAG
- the ruvB gene encoding Holliday junction branch migration DNA helicase RuvB yields the protein MAREAVYQQTEPESETEAKLPKEQDGSLRPRRMAEMVGQRDVIERLQIAIDAAQGRGEPLGHILFDGPPGLGKTTFATVIPAEMGTTVEMANGAGLKAPKDLLPYLTNLSENAVLFIDEIHRIPKAVEEYLYTAMEDFRIDIILGEGVSARTLNYELRPFTLIGATTRAGMLSAPLRDRFQIREHLGWYDHVELCEIVRRNSVKLKVPIDDPSAQVIAARSRSTPRLANNRLLWLRDYSQSKASGKVNAKITTAALNMIGIDERGLDKQDRGYLDTLMRVFVGGPAGLEAIAHTMNVSSDTLEDEVEPFLLRSELIVRTRRGRMATAKAYEHMKMAPPEPAS from the coding sequence ATGGCACGAGAAGCTGTTTATCAACAAACCGAACCGGAGTCCGAGACCGAAGCAAAATTGCCGAAGGAACAAGATGGTTCGCTACGTCCACGCCGCATGGCCGAGATGGTCGGCCAGCGAGACGTGATTGAGCGGTTGCAGATCGCCATCGATGCGGCCCAAGGTCGAGGTGAGCCGCTCGGGCATATCCTCTTCGACGGCCCCCCCGGGTTGGGAAAAACGACATTCGCGACCGTCATCCCTGCGGAAATGGGGACCACCGTCGAGATGGCGAATGGTGCTGGCTTGAAAGCCCCCAAAGATCTGCTCCCCTATTTAACCAATCTGTCCGAAAATGCGGTCTTGTTTATCGACGAAATCCATCGAATTCCCAAAGCGGTTGAAGAGTATTTGTATACGGCGATGGAAGATTTCCGGATCGACATTATTCTGGGCGAAGGCGTCAGCGCGAGGACGCTCAATTACGAGTTGAGACCGTTCACATTGATCGGGGCAACCACGCGAGCGGGGATGTTGAGCGCACCGCTACGCGATCGCTTTCAAATTCGTGAGCATCTCGGTTGGTACGATCACGTCGAATTGTGCGAGATCGTCCGCCGCAATAGCGTCAAACTGAAAGTCCCCATCGATGATCCGTCGGCACAAGTGATCGCTGCTCGCAGTCGAAGCACTCCCCGGTTGGCGAACAACCGCTTGTTATGGCTGCGAGACTATTCGCAAAGCAAAGCAAGCGGGAAGGTCAACGCGAAAATCACGACGGCAGCTCTGAACATGATCGGTATCGACGAACGAGGACTCGATAAACAAGATCGTGGTTACCTCGATACTCTGATGCGAGTTTTCGTCGGAGGGCCGGCAGGATTGGAAGCGATCGCTCACACGATGAACGTCAGCAGTGATACGCTCGAGGATGAGGTCGAGCCGTTCCTATTGCGGAGCGAACTGATCGTGCGAACGCGGCGTGGGCGGATGGCGACGGCCAAAGCCTATGAGCATATGAAAATGGCGCCCCCCGAGCCCGCCTCTTGA
- a CDS encoding DNA-directed RNA polymerase subunit alpha C-terminal domain-containing protein, whose amino-acid sequence MNEIDIDVVDLKDMVLANNSFGPSDVAAIRSAITENYAHFGELRDAVNEMVEQEGLSPAAQTKLGVCLFLLGKFRNARERLQNADGSAMSLFYLARANFELGQYEEAISFYQQAQTSGYNSDDCNIRIAEAHRYAGRVDKALELLDNIFGPSEQTSEYMYQRAATVALVGERLEEALALYQRAVSNDENHAGALFGLALENERMGNDEEALRLYERATKAFPTGIGALINLGLIYEDNNQFDKAQGCYRRILESYPDHPQTNLYLKDAAATGNLLYDEEAQRRNDRLAQTLNMPVANFELSVRSRNCLQKMGIDTIGDLTRSTEAELLSSKNFGETSLVEIREMLTSKGLALGQFAHEKKSKDPPIDTSHMSEDEQAFLERPISDLNLSVRARKCMARLQLNTIGELLRKTGDEMLECKNFGVTSLNEVREKLTDLGLKLRGD is encoded by the coding sequence ATGAACGAAATCGATATCGATGTGGTCGATTTGAAAGACATGGTACTGGCGAATAATTCGTTTGGGCCATCGGATGTGGCCGCGATTCGATCAGCGATTACCGAGAATTACGCTCATTTCGGCGAATTGCGAGATGCGGTCAATGAAATGGTGGAACAGGAGGGCTTGAGTCCTGCTGCTCAAACCAAACTCGGTGTTTGCTTGTTCCTGCTCGGTAAATTTCGCAATGCGCGAGAACGTCTACAGAATGCAGACGGAAGCGCGATGTCGCTCTTTTATCTAGCACGGGCGAATTTTGAGTTGGGGCAATACGAAGAGGCAATCTCTTTTTATCAGCAAGCCCAAACGTCGGGCTACAACAGCGACGATTGCAATATCCGAATCGCTGAAGCTCATCGCTACGCAGGCCGCGTCGACAAAGCCCTTGAACTGCTCGACAATATTTTTGGCCCCTCGGAGCAAACCTCGGAGTACATGTACCAACGAGCCGCGACGGTCGCTTTGGTCGGCGAGCGACTCGAAGAGGCACTCGCGCTGTACCAACGAGCCGTCAGCAACGATGAGAACCATGCCGGCGCTCTGTTCGGCTTGGCTCTCGAAAACGAGCGAATGGGCAACGACGAAGAAGCCTTGCGGCTCTATGAGCGTGCAACGAAAGCCTTCCCAACCGGCATTGGTGCACTGATCAACCTTGGCCTGATCTACGAGGACAACAATCAATTCGATAAAGCCCAAGGCTGCTATCGACGGATCCTGGAGTCCTATCCCGATCACCCGCAGACCAATCTGTACCTGAAAGATGCCGCGGCGACGGGCAATTTGCTCTACGACGAAGAAGCTCAGCGTCGAAATGATCGTTTGGCCCAAACGTTGAACATGCCGGTTGCTAACTTTGAACTGAGCGTTCGAAGCCGCAACTGCCTGCAAAAGATGGGCATCGACACCATCGGCGATTTGACTCGCTCGACCGAAGCGGAGTTGCTTAGCAGCAAGAACTTTGGTGAGACCAGCTTGGTGGAAATCCGCGAAATGCTGACCAGCAAAGGTTTGGCACTCGGACAATTCGCTCACGAAAAGAAGAGCAAAGATCCACCCATTGACACCAGCCACATGTCCGAAGACGAGCAAGCGTTCTTGGAACGCCCAATCTCGGACTTGAACTTGTCGGTCCGAGCTCGCAAGTGCATGGCGCGATTGCAACTCAACACGATCGGCGAGCTACTGCGAAAAACGGGCGACGAGATGTTGGAGTGCAAAAACTTCGGCGTTACGAGTTTGAATGAGGTCCGTGAGAAATTGACCGATCTCGGCCTAAAGCTCCGTGGCGACTGA